A single region of the Salicibibacter cibi genome encodes:
- a CDS encoding sulfite exporter TauE/SafE family protein → MMIVVFLLIGVLIGITSSLFGFGGGLIVVPILYAFLPETIPAAFVMHTAIGTSLAVMIINSFNSTLNHAKKGNVQWSIFKFFFIYIALGSLLGGFLAYFFTSDLLRFAFIAFLMYVILSSVIKKTFIGQSGDRFQFPSRQKAVTTGIGIGAVSTLLGIGGSVMTIPYLRNRGLSMLHSVALATPLGLPIAIVGTFMYLGLGLQVPNMPASTMGFIYLPAVVGFVLGGFIGVPIGRRIAQKLPDPLFSKVYLVLLLTVVIMMIIG, encoded by the coding sequence ATGATGATCGTTGTTTTCTTACTCATCGGTGTTCTTATCGGCATTACATCCAGTTTGTTCGGGTTCGGCGGTGGTTTAATCGTCGTGCCGATTTTATACGCCTTCCTGCCCGAGACGATTCCGGCAGCTTTTGTGATGCATACGGCGATTGGCACATCGCTCGCGGTAATGATCATTAATTCCTTCAATTCAACGCTTAATCATGCGAAAAAAGGGAATGTGCAGTGGTCTATTTTTAAATTTTTCTTCATTTATATTGCACTCGGTTCATTGCTGGGCGGTTTTCTCGCTTATTTTTTTACGAGTGACCTCCTTCGTTTTGCATTTATCGCATTTTTAATGTATGTCATTCTATCAAGTGTCATTAAAAAAACATTTATCGGACAGTCGGGGGACCGTTTCCAATTTCCGAGTCGGCAAAAGGCAGTTACGACTGGGATTGGCATTGGCGCGGTTTCCACTCTTTTGGGTATTGGCGGCAGTGTGATGACGATTCCCTATCTTAGAAACCGGGGACTCAGCATGCTTCATTCCGTCGCGCTCGCAACGCCCCTTGGCCTCCCGATTGCCATCGTAGGCACATTCATGTATTTGGGGTTGGGGCTGCAAGTCCCGAACATGCCTGCTTCCACCATGGGTTTTATTTACCTGCCGGCGGTTGTCGGATTTGTGCTCGGGGGATTTATCGGTGTCCCCATCGGCAGAAGGATCGCTCAAAAGTTGCCCGATCCTCTGTTTTCCAAAGTGTATCTCGTTTTGCTCCTGACCGTCGTTATTATGATGATTATCGGATGA
- a CDS encoding globin-coupled sensor protein: protein MIVLFKQKNKEHMKLDISSSQGSINVNSGSDVEKQIKMIRLTTYDLQVIHALQPFVVEEIDTIVARFYENLEHEPSLLTIIQDKSSIEKLKKTLKNHIVEMFSGTVDESYLEKRRKIAHIHVRIGLQTKWYMCAFQELLLSLMDVIEKNVIRKEECLLSIRAVSKIMNLEQQLVIETYAAEEEKLRSGAEEQKVAVRDQVASASQNLAAISEETNASLQQLNAQSAEITSLAKTGAELSTLTEERAQTGKEQLNHQNENMSNIEGTVNNITKDVEALLELSKQMQEIVDIVTSIADQTNLLSLNATIEAARAGEHGRGFSVVAEEVRKLSDQTKSSVSNVSGLISNSNSQINTLTHSLEKIRRAVGKGKSGMEKTENHFKEIVQKMEETKTQNSNIESELISFNSAIDQLGEAFSEVAVSAESMATVSQEMSEARFIYEQS from the coding sequence ATGATCGTGTTATTCAAGCAAAAGAACAAGGAACACATGAAGTTGGATATAAGCAGCAGCCAAGGCAGTATTAATGTGAATAGCGGAAGTGACGTCGAGAAGCAAATAAAAATGATCAGGCTTACAACGTACGATTTGCAGGTCATCCATGCCCTGCAACCTTTTGTCGTTGAAGAAATTGATACTATCGTCGCTCGATTTTACGAGAATCTGGAACATGAACCATCGTTGTTAACCATCATTCAAGATAAAAGTTCCATTGAAAAGCTGAAAAAGACATTAAAAAACCATATCGTCGAAATGTTTAGCGGGACAGTGGATGAGTCTTATTTGGAAAAAAGAAGAAAGATTGCACACATACACGTCCGTATCGGGCTACAAACGAAATGGTACATGTGCGCCTTCCAAGAATTGCTTTTATCTCTTATGGATGTGATCGAGAAAAATGTAATACGAAAAGAGGAATGCCTTCTTTCAATTAGGGCTGTATCAAAAATCATGAACTTGGAACAGCAATTAGTGATCGAAACATATGCCGCTGAAGAAGAAAAGCTAAGATCAGGAGCCGAAGAACAAAAGGTTGCTGTTAGGGACCAAGTAGCAAGTGCCTCTCAAAATCTTGCCGCTATCTCCGAAGAAACAAATGCCTCCCTGCAACAATTGAATGCCCAATCCGCTGAAATAACATCTTTGGCTAAAACAGGTGCGGAGTTATCTACGCTAACCGAAGAGCGTGCTCAAACAGGGAAAGAGCAACTAAATCATCAAAACGAGAACATGTCAAACATTGAAGGGACGGTAAATAATATAACGAAAGACGTGGAAGCGCTGCTCGAGCTATCGAAACAAATGCAGGAGATTGTGGATATTGTTACATCGATTGCCGATCAAACGAACCTTTTGTCTTTAAATGCCACCATTGAAGCAGCAAGGGCCGGGGAACATGGGCGAGGGTTTTCTGTTGTCGCCGAAGAAGTCCGTAAATTATCTGATCAAACAAAATCCTCTGTCTCGAACGTATCAGGCCTTATTTCGAATAGCAATAGTCAAATCAATACGCTAACGCATTCGCTTGAGAAGATCCGGCGTGCGGTTGGTAAAGGAAAAAGTGGGATGGAGAAAACCGAAAACCATTTTAAAGAAATCGTGCAAAAAATGGAAGAAACAAAAACACAGAATAGCAATATCGAAAGCGAGTTAATCTCTTTCAATAGTGCCATTGATCAATTAGGTGAGGCATTTAGCGAGGTCGCTGTCTCGGCAGAAAGCATGGCTACAGTATCGCAAGAGATGAGTGAAGCTCGTTTCATATATGAACAATCGTGA